Sequence from the Priestia megaterium genome:
GTATGACGCGTTGCAAGTAAGGTTAAGTAGCTTAATACACCGAATAGGAAAGAGATAATTAAAGAATGAGCAAGCGCGAGCTCTAGCTGCAAACGTGTGACAACAACAAGCATACCGGAAACTGCCTGAAAAATAACTAGAATGAGGGCAGCTAACCATCCGTAAAAAATATTTTTTTGATGACGATAATATTTAACTGCATGGATAAAGGCAGCTAAAATCCATACAAACGTTAAAACAGCAGCGAATCGATGTCCCATTTGAATCCACTGATTCAAATCAACAGGTAGCCAACCGTTTCCGTGTGAACAAAATGGAACGTCTGGACAAGCTAAGCTAGCTTCTTTATGGCGAACAAGCGCGCCTGTGTACACAACGGCATATGTGTACAAGATAACCCCGTAAATATGTTTTTTCATTTTAGAGCCTAGCTGCATATTAGTTGCATCGAGCTTTTGATCCACTTCAAAGATAATAAGTGTTAACAGCAGCACAGAAGCAAACGAAATAAGAGAAATACCAAAATGAAGAGCAAGCACTGCATCTGACTGCCCCCACATAACGGCAGCGGCCCCAATTAATGCTTGCAGTACTAGGAAGAAAAAAGAGATAAACGCTAAAGGTCTAACTTCTTTTATATGCCCTAGTGAAATCCATGCCCATACGCATAAAGCGAGGACAAGAAAGCCCGACACGCCAGAAACTAAGCGGTGGCTTAATTCAACAACGGTTTCAAATGTTAAAGGGTCAGGAATGAGCTGTCCGTTACACAGAGGCCAAGAATCTCCGCACCCGTCTGCTGAACCAGTTTTCGTAACAAGGGCACCGCCAAGTAGAATAAGCAACATGGCCATGCTCGTCACAACGGATAAAAATTTTAATCCAAGTCGCACAATAATCACCATCCTAAAAGCAAAGTAAGTAATATAACGAGCTAAACAATTTATCCTAATCTTTTTGTATATTAAACATAAATTTTATTTATTCTCCATAAACTTGATTGAATTTGTTATAATGGTAGAAAGTGTAAGGTTTGTTCATGAGTTTGACTCTGCAGATATGTAAAAGGTACCGTACAGAAAACTATTTTACTTGCAGAAATATCTTTTAACAAGTGACAGGGACATGCATTTAGCTCATGACAAAAAAAATCCATATTTTTTTCATGAATTCTTCACAAAGTAACGGCAAAATATGGTTTAATAAACATGAGAAATAGATATTTCTCTACTATTTTATCGTTTACATGTGAAGCTTTTAAGTAGTTTTGGTGAGAGGAATATGCCTTCTTTGTGAACAAAGAGGAGATTTTTGTAAAAATATGTTGAAAACGCCTTCATTTATAGACTCTTTATTTACTAGATAAAAGTCTGTGGATGAGTAAAGGAGGAAGCGCCATGGAAGATTCAAAAATGGTGGAAGATTCAACGCTTTCTGCATCGCCTAACACAGCTCATGTAAGCGAAAATAGTTCCATTTGGTCAGATTTTTTAGCTACGATTAAAATTGGAATAGTCAACTCAAATTTCATCACCACCTTTACTGGTTTTTGGCTAGCTCTTTTCTTCAACGAACAACACTTCTTAGAAAACCTGGATAAAGCATTTTTTACTTTAATAGGTTCTTCACTTATCATCGCCGGTTCATGCAGTTTGAACAATTACATAGATCGTGACATTGACCCTCTAATGGAACGAACAAAGGGACGACCTACAGTGACAGGGAGTTTTACACCTTGGACGGTCCTTGGGATTGGAATCGGTTTTACGTTAACCGGCTTGCTTATGCTACTAGTTGTTTCTTCCGTAGCCGCTCTCATCGGATTAGCAGGAATACTTACATATGTAGTTTTTTACACCATGTGGTCCAAAAGACTATACACAATTAATACAGTAATCGGAAGTATATCAGGCGCTGTCCCGCCTTTAATTGGATGGGCCGCTATCGATCCCAATTTACACGTAGTGGCTTGGGTATTATTTCTAATCATGTTTATTTGGCAGCCGCCTCACTTTCTAGCTCTTGCTATGCGAAGATGTGAAGAATACCGAGCAGCGGGAATCCCTATGTTGCCTGTTGTGCACGGTTTTGAGCTTACAAAACGACAGATTCTCATTTGGATTGCTTGTTTGTTGCCATTACCTCTTTATTTATACGAATTAGGTACTCCATTTCTAATTTTGGCCACTGTTTTAAACATAGGATGGCTATTTTTAGGATTTGCTCAATACAATAAACAAGAAGACACAAAGTGGGCTAGCATGATGTTTGTCTACTCACTAAACTATTTAACTATTTTATTTGTCTCAATGATTGTCGCAACGCTTTTTGCCTAGATAAAATCTTTCACTGAATGCGGCACTGCACAAGGGGGATTTCTTCTACATGTAGAATTCATTATAGAAGGAATAAGTTTTATGCTCAAGAGGGCATAGATGAAATCACGTCAATGAAAGAGAGGTTGGGGAATGGTATGAAAAAATGGCGATTGAACTTTCGTGTTTTGTCGTTATTTACGCTGCTTGCATTCGTGTTATCGGCCTGTGGAAAACCGTTTTTGTCAACACTTAAGCCTGCAGGTGAGGTAGCTGAAGAACAATATTCGCTTATGCTGCTTAGTACAGCCATCATGGTTTTAGTTATTATTGTTGTCACCATTATCTTTATATTTGTTATTCTGCGCTTTCGTCGTCGTAAAGGCGAAGAAAATGTGATTCCAAAGCAAGTAGAGGGAAGCAGAAAGTTAGAAATTATATGGACAGTGATTCCTATCTTGCTGCTGATTATTTTGACTGTTCCAACGGTCATCTCAACATTTAAGCTAGCGGATGTAAAAGGAATGAAGGACAAAGATGCTGTCGTAGTAAATGTACGCGCTAACTTGTACTGGTGGGAATTTGAGTATCCTAATCAAAAAATTATTACATCGCAAGATCTAGTTGTTCCAACGGATAAAAAAGTCTACTTTAATATTAAAGCTTCTGACGTCAAGCACTCATTCTGGATTCCTTCAGTTGGAGGAAAGCTCGATGCTAACACAGAAAATGATAATAAATTCTGGCTAGTGTTTGATTCTAAAAAATCGAAGGAAGCTAACGGGGTTTTCTACGGAAAATGTGCTGAGCTTTGCGGTCCATCTCATTCCCTTATGGACTTTAAAGTACGGGCTGTATCAAGCGATGAATTTGATGCGTGGGCGAAAGATTTGAAAAAGGCAAAGCCTGATGTAGAAACAGCATCCGCAAAAGCTGGTCAAGAGGTCTTTAATGAAAGCTGTATCGGATGTCATGCTGTTGACGTCAAAGATAATCGTCCAGAGCAAGCTCGTCAAGCACCAAACTTAGCCGGTTTTTCTGAACGTGAGCGTGTAGCTGGAGTGCTTCCTCACAACAAGGAAAATATCAAAAAATGGTTAAAAGACCCTGAAAAAGTTAAGCCGGGTAATAAGATGAGTGGTACATATCCTGACTTAACAGATGAACAAGTGAATGAGCTAGCAGACTATTTAATGAGTTTAAAAGAAAAATAAACGTCCAGTCGTTTTTAAAAGGGGAGGTTTAGCGATGAGTACACTCAGTCAAAAGAAGGGTGTAGGTGGAACAATTTGGGACTTTATGACAACCGTTGACCATAAGAAAATCGCCATTCTTTATTTAATTGCCGGCGGTATCTTTTTTCTAGTCGGAGGAGTGGAAGCGCTATTTATACGTATTCAGCTGGCTATACCAAGCAATGACTTTGTCAGTGCAGGAACGTATAATGAAATTTTAACAATGCATGGAACAACGATGATTTTCTTAGCCGCAATGCCGCTTCTTTTTGCGATGATGAATGCAGTTGTTCCACTGCAAATTGGAGCTCGGGATGTAGCATTTCCATTTTTAAATTTGTTAGGTTTTTGGTTGTTTGCCTTTGGGGGACTCTTTTTAAATCTAAGCTGGTTTTTAGGAGGAGCACCTGATGCAGGTTGGACATCATATGCTTCGCTGTCTATTGCATCACCTGGTCACGGAATTGATTTTTATGCGATAGGTTTGCAGATTTCCGGAGCCGGGACATTGATTTCAGGTATCAACTTTCTCGTGACAATCATTAACATGAGGGCGCCAGGTATGACTTATATGCGTATGCCGCTGTTTACGTGGACGACGTTTGTTGCATCAGCTCTTATTTTGTTTGCGTTTCCAGCACTGACGGTTGGATTGTTTTTAATGATTTTTGACCGCTTGTTCGGGGGAAACTTTTTTGACGCCACAATGGGCGGGAATACCATTATATGGGAACACCTTTTCTGGATATTCGGTCATCCGGAAGTATATATTTTAATTCTTCCAGCGTTTGGTGTTTTCTCTGAAATTTTACCTACTTTTTCAAGAAAGAGATTATTCGGTTACTCGTCGATGGTTTTTGCTACCGTATTAATCGGATTTTTAGGGTTCATGGTGTGGGCTCACCACATGTTTACAACCGGACTTGGTCCAATTGCAAATGCCATTTTTGCTGTCGCTACGATGGCTATCGCCGTTCCAACTGGAATTAAAATTTTTAACTGGTTGTTTACGCTTTGGGGAGGAAGTATTGAGTTTACGTCTCCAATGCTGTATGCTGTCGCCTTTATTCCATCATTTGTTATCGGGGGAGTAACAGGAGTTATGGCAGCTGTAGCACCTGCAGATTATCAATTTCAAGATTCTTATTTTATCGTTGCCCACTTCCATTACGTTATCGTAGGCGGTGTCGTATACGCTATATTAGCAGGTGTCACATACTGGTGGCCAAAAATGTTTGGGAAGATGTTAGATGAAAAGTTAAGCAAAGCAACGTTCTGGCTCTTTTTGATTGGTTTCCACTTAACATTCTTTATTCAGCATTTCTTAGGCCTAATGGGGATGCCTCGCCGTGTATGGACGTTCTTGCCTAATCAAGGTCTCGACCTTGGGAATGCAATCAGTTCATCAGGAGCTGCTTTCATGGCGGTTGCTACGCTCATTTTACTTGTTAATATTATAAAAACAACTGCCAAAGGACAAAAGGTAGGAGGAGACCCTTGGGGAGACGGACGTACATTAGAATGGGCTATTTCATCTCCGCCTCCAGAGTATAACTTTAAACAAACGCCGCTTGTACGCGGGTTAGATGCATATTGGATTGAAAAAATGGCAGGAAATAAAGAAATGACGCCAGCCGAACCTCTTGGTGATATTCATATGCCAAACTCGTCGTTTATTCCATTTATGATATCGCTTGGAATGTTTATTGCAGGGATTGGCTTTTTGTATCGAAATGATCATGCGTGGGGAGATATTGTAGGGATTATCGGAATGATCGTCATGTTTTTATCGATGTTCTTCCGTTCATGGATTGATGATCACGGCTTTCATATTCACAAAGAAGACTTAGTTGATGATGACAAGGAGGCGAAGATGTAATGGAGACTGAACAAAAGCTAACTGCTGAAACTTTCCCTGCTTCGCCTGAAAAAGCAACGCTTGAAGGGAAAAATAAATTTACTGGCTTTTGGCTCTTTTTAGGCGGAGAGACGGTTTTGTTTGCTTCACTTTTTGCTACTTATTTAGCTTTGCGTAATTCAACGATGTCAGGACCTAAGCCAGAAGAATTGTTTGATATTAAGCTTGTTTTTGCAGCCACCATGATTTTATTAACAAGTTCACTAACAAGCGTATATGCTATGTATCATATGAAGAATTTTGAATTTAAAAAGATGCAGCTATGGTTAGGCGTTACGTGGCTTTTAGGTTTAGCTTTTTTAGGACTAGAAATTTATGAGTTCAGGCATTATGTTCATGAAGGACATACGTTTACAAGCAGCGCATTCGGTTCTTCTTTCTACGCGCTGGTTGGGACACACGGAGCTCACGTAACGTTCGGATTGCTTTGGATTGGTTCTTTGATGATTCGAAATGCGAAGCGGGGGTTAAACTTATATAACGCTCCTAAATATTATGTCGCAAGTTTATACTGGCACTTTATCGATGTTGTGTGGGTCTTTATTTTCACGGTCGTATATTTAATGGGAATGGTGGGATAAGCTGATGACGACAAATCAATCAAACTCAGATAACCCAAGGCTCAATTTAGATTATCGTAAGAAAAGAAACGCAGAAGATATGAAGATGCAAGTTATCTCTTTTGTGATGATGTTGTTTTTAACACTAATTGCTTTTTTTGCGGTTTATCAAGAGTTTAGCGGATGGTACATTATGCCGGTGATTGTGCTCTTGGCGGTTGTTCAAGTCATCTTTCAACTTTATTATTTCATGCATATGAACCACAAAGGACATACCATACCAGCATTTTTCTTGTATTCAGGTGTATTGGTAGCTCTTTTAACCATTTTAGCTTTTGTAACCATTATTTGGTGGTAAAGAGAAGGGCTGGCATGCGCCAGTCCTTTTCATCATCTGTAGAAGGAGGAATAGACGTTGATTAACAATTTGCAGATGTTTGGTTTTGAAGCACTTTGGAGTCCTTACTATTTTTTAACCATTTGTCTGGTGACCGTCTTATATTTTTTC
This genomic interval carries:
- a CDS encoding COX15/CtaA family protein; translated protein: MRLGLKFLSVVTSMAMLLILLGGALVTKTGSADGCGDSWPLCNGQLIPDPLTFETVVELSHRLVSGVSGFLVLALCVWAWISLGHIKEVRPLAFISFFFLVLQALIGAAAVMWGQSDAVLALHFGISLISFASVLLLTLIIFEVDQKLDATNMQLGSKMKKHIYGVILYTYAVVYTGALVRHKEASLACPDVPFCSHGNGWLPVDLNQWIQMGHRFAAVLTFVWILAAFIHAVKYYRHQKNIFYGWLAALILVIFQAVSGMLVVVTRLQLELALAHSLIISFLFGVLSYLTLLATRHTHN
- the cyoE gene encoding heme o synthase — protein: MEDSKMVEDSTLSASPNTAHVSENSSIWSDFLATIKIGIVNSNFITTFTGFWLALFFNEQHFLENLDKAFFTLIGSSLIIAGSCSLNNYIDRDIDPLMERTKGRPTVTGSFTPWTVLGIGIGFTLTGLLMLLVVSSVAALIGLAGILTYVVFYTMWSKRLYTINTVIGSISGAVPPLIGWAAIDPNLHVVAWVLFLIMFIWQPPHFLALAMRRCEEYRAAGIPMLPVVHGFELTKRQILIWIACLLPLPLYLYELGTPFLILATVLNIGWLFLGFAQYNKQEDTKWASMMFVYSLNYLTILFVSMIVATLFA
- the coxB gene encoding cytochrome c oxidase subunit II, which produces MKKWRLNFRVLSLFTLLAFVLSACGKPFLSTLKPAGEVAEEQYSLMLLSTAIMVLVIIVVTIIFIFVILRFRRRKGEENVIPKQVEGSRKLEIIWTVIPILLLIILTVPTVISTFKLADVKGMKDKDAVVVNVRANLYWWEFEYPNQKIITSQDLVVPTDKKVYFNIKASDVKHSFWIPSVGGKLDANTENDNKFWLVFDSKKSKEANGVFYGKCAELCGPSHSLMDFKVRAVSSDEFDAWAKDLKKAKPDVETASAKAGQEVFNESCIGCHAVDVKDNRPEQARQAPNLAGFSERERVAGVLPHNKENIKKWLKDPEKVKPGNKMSGTYPDLTDEQVNELADYLMSLKEK
- the ctaD gene encoding cytochrome c oxidase subunit I, with the protein product MSTLSQKKGVGGTIWDFMTTVDHKKIAILYLIAGGIFFLVGGVEALFIRIQLAIPSNDFVSAGTYNEILTMHGTTMIFLAAMPLLFAMMNAVVPLQIGARDVAFPFLNLLGFWLFAFGGLFLNLSWFLGGAPDAGWTSYASLSIASPGHGIDFYAIGLQISGAGTLISGINFLVTIINMRAPGMTYMRMPLFTWTTFVASALILFAFPALTVGLFLMIFDRLFGGNFFDATMGGNTIIWEHLFWIFGHPEVYILILPAFGVFSEILPTFSRKRLFGYSSMVFATVLIGFLGFMVWAHHMFTTGLGPIANAIFAVATMAIAVPTGIKIFNWLFTLWGGSIEFTSPMLYAVAFIPSFVIGGVTGVMAAVAPADYQFQDSYFIVAHFHYVIVGGVVYAILAGVTYWWPKMFGKMLDEKLSKATFWLFLIGFHLTFFIQHFLGLMGMPRRVWTFLPNQGLDLGNAISSSGAAFMAVATLILLVNIIKTTAKGQKVGGDPWGDGRTLEWAISSPPPEYNFKQTPLVRGLDAYWIEKMAGNKEMTPAEPLGDIHMPNSSFIPFMISLGMFIAGIGFLYRNDHAWGDIVGIIGMIVMFLSMFFRSWIDDHGFHIHKEDLVDDDKEAKM
- the ctaE gene encoding cytochrome c oxidase subunit III; translated protein: METEQKLTAETFPASPEKATLEGKNKFTGFWLFLGGETVLFASLFATYLALRNSTMSGPKPEELFDIKLVFAATMILLTSSLTSVYAMYHMKNFEFKKMQLWLGVTWLLGLAFLGLEIYEFRHYVHEGHTFTSSAFGSSFYALVGTHGAHVTFGLLWIGSLMIRNAKRGLNLYNAPKYYVASLYWHFIDVVWVFIFTVVYLMGMVG
- the ctaF gene encoding cytochrome c oxidase subunit IVB, with the translated sequence MTTNQSNSDNPRLNLDYRKKRNAEDMKMQVISFVMMLFLTLIAFFAVYQEFSGWYIMPVIVLLAVVQVIFQLYYFMHMNHKGHTIPAFFLYSGVLVALLTILAFVTIIWW